The following coding sequences are from one Thermostaphylospora chromogena window:
- a CDS encoding MFS transporter, with the protein MDSTDARARTRARLICLLMATFVIGTDDFVIAGVLPAIAAEQGVGEAAAGQLVTVFSITYALAAPPLAVITAPWPRRRLVVGGLAVFGGINAVTALAAGFAMLMVLRVAAALTAAAITPAVFAMAARLAAPGRVGRAIGVVAAGLTVSLFAGVPLGSLLGSAFGWRSAFAAVALATGAVFAASALLLPSLPGAAETGLAARLRILSRPAVLLGVLSTVIGAAGGLMTYTYIAPITRDLTGREGALLAVFIAVAGLAGAAGTVVGGRLTDRWGADRALLFSFSVQLAATAGLALSSVTSRGTTPVWLVAALVAIWGFGGWAFNPPMNARMLRLGGEAGTEAVALNTSGLYVGVALGGGLGGGAVALYGGTGVALTATGIGLVTLGLMIVSVERFPAADLPAEGGVPAGRGRENA; encoded by the coding sequence CGCCGGCGTCCTGCCCGCGATCGCGGCCGAGCAGGGCGTCGGCGAGGCGGCCGCGGGACAGCTGGTCACGGTCTTCTCGATCACATACGCGCTGGCCGCCCCGCCGCTGGCGGTGATCACGGCCCCCTGGCCCCGCCGGAGGCTGGTGGTGGGCGGGCTGGCCGTCTTCGGCGGCATCAACGCCGTGACGGCGCTGGCCGCCGGCTTCGCGATGCTGATGGTGCTGCGCGTCGCGGCGGCGCTGACGGCGGCCGCGATCACACCGGCGGTGTTCGCGATGGCCGCCCGGCTCGCCGCCCCCGGACGGGTGGGCCGGGCGATAGGCGTGGTGGCAGCCGGGTTGACCGTGTCGCTGTTCGCCGGGGTGCCGCTCGGCTCGCTCCTGGGGTCGGCCTTCGGCTGGCGTTCGGCGTTCGCGGCCGTGGCGCTGGCCACCGGCGCTGTTTTCGCGGCGTCGGCGCTGCTGCTGCCGTCCCTGCCCGGAGCCGCGGAGACCGGCCTGGCCGCCCGGCTGCGCATCCTGAGCCGCCCGGCGGTGCTGCTGGGCGTGCTGAGCACGGTGATCGGCGCCGCCGGAGGGTTGATGACCTACACCTACATCGCCCCGATCACCCGGGATCTGACCGGCCGGGAAGGCGCCCTGCTGGCGGTGTTCATCGCCGTGGCGGGCCTGGCGGGGGCGGCCGGCACCGTCGTCGGAGGCCGGCTGACCGACCGGTGGGGAGCGGACCGGGCGCTGCTGTTCTCCTTCTCCGTGCAGCTGGCGGCCACCGCGGGGCTGGCGCTTTCCAGCGTCACCAGCCGGGGGACGACGCCGGTGTGGCTGGTGGCCGCACTGGTGGCGATATGGGGGTTCGGCGGGTGGGCGTTCAACCCGCCGATGAACGCCCGGATGCTGCGTCTGGGCGGCGAGGCCGGGACCGAGGCGGTGGCGTTGAACACCAGCGGCCTGTACGTGGGGGTCGCGCTGGGCGGAGGCCTGGGCGGCGGCGCGGTCGCCCTGTACGGGGGGACGGGCGTGGCGCTGACCGCGACCGGGATCGGGCTGGTGACGCTGGGACTGATGATCGTCTCCGTCGAGCGGTTCCCGGCGGCGGACCTCCCCGCCGAGGGCGGGGTGCCGGCCGGGCGCGGCCGTGAGAACGCATAA
- a CDS encoding carbohydrate kinase family protein yields MTFLVVGEGLVDLIGVAGQWRFSAVAGGSPLNVAVMLAALGRPVRFAGEAGRDFFGDLLRAHLARHGVPDAEVADAEATSLAFARIGADGSARYDFRFTWRFAAPVQLAGVSRLHTGSLATLVEPGAARVLRLMDAAAAAGIPVSYDPNIRPALAGEHARAVAAVERCVRRSDTVKASVEDLAWLYPGEPYLDVARRWAAMPYAAAAAGSGFGRRLVVVTLGADGAVAVLGGEALACPALKVEVADTVGAGDAFTAACLAALDGGPISTERVARALRRGCAAAAVACTREGAVPPTPREVEAVLSSVPAPRRLD; encoded by the coding sequence ATGACGTTTCTGGTGGTGGGCGAAGGGCTGGTCGATCTGATCGGCGTGGCCGGGCAGTGGCGGTTCAGCGCGGTCGCCGGAGGCAGCCCGCTCAACGTCGCCGTCATGCTCGCCGCGCTGGGGCGGCCGGTCAGGTTCGCCGGCGAGGCGGGCCGGGACTTCTTCGGCGACCTGCTGCGCGCCCACCTGGCCCGCCACGGCGTCCCCGACGCCGAGGTCGCCGACGCCGAGGCCACCAGCCTGGCCTTCGCCCGGATCGGCGCGGACGGGTCGGCCCGCTACGACTTCCGCTTCACCTGGCGTTTCGCCGCGCCGGTCCAGCTGGCGGGGGTGAGCCGCCTGCACACCGGTTCGCTGGCCACGCTGGTGGAGCCGGGGGCGGCGCGCGTGCTGCGGCTGATGGACGCCGCGGCCGCCGCGGGGATCCCGGTCTCCTACGATCCGAACATCCGCCCCGCGCTGGCCGGGGAGCACGCGCGGGCGGTCGCGGCGGTGGAGCGGTGCGTGCGGCGGTCCGACACGGTCAAGGCCAGCGTCGAGGACCTGGCCTGGCTGTACCCGGGCGAGCCGTACCTGGACGTCGCGCGCCGCTGGGCGGCCATGCCGTACGCTGCCGCCGCAGCCGGATCCGGATTCGGAAGGCGGCTGGTCGTGGTGACGTTGGGCGCGGACGGCGCGGTGGCCGTGCTCGGCGGGGAGGCGCTCGCCTGCCCGGCCCTGAAGGTCGAGGTGGCCGACACGGTGGGGGCCGGGGACGCCTTCACCGCCGCCTGCCTGGCGGCTTTGGACGGCGGGCCGATCTCGACGGAGCGGGTGGCCCGGGCGCTGCGCCGCGGGTGCGCCGCGGCGGCGGTGGCCTGCACCCGGGAGGGCGCCGTGCCGCCGACGCCGCGGGAGGTGGAGGCCGTGCTGTCCTCCGTCCCGGCGCCGCGCCGGCTGGATTGA
- a CDS encoding cytochrome P450, which yields MTVAAARMPFPQPHPLHPPPLLRKLQARGPIHPIRTATGDPAWLVTDYELARQLLADDRMGRSHPDPERASRTGHSVLFGGPSGVFDTEPADHARMRALLRPHFSPRRMRALRGRVETLTAGLLDDMAAAGPPADLHAALALPLPIAVICELLGVPYEDRAGFRAWTQAAADVTDRARSERGLAELFDYGRRLVARKRAQGHVGDEEGADVISRLAATDGVGDEEAARLGMLLLFAGHETTVAAIGLGALALLAHPDQWRMLTDDPSRVDAAVEELLRTPGLGGGGIPRYARTDLDVGGVRVRTGDLVVMDLGAANHDPAAFPDPDRFDITRPPSAHLTFGHGARYCLGAPLARIELQVVFTQLAVRFPTLRLACRPQELTVTADVLVRGLTALPVTW from the coding sequence ATGACCGTCGCCGCCGCACGCATGCCCTTCCCGCAGCCCCACCCGCTGCACCCTCCGCCGCTGCTGCGCAAGCTGCAGGCCCGGGGGCCCATCCACCCGATCCGCACCGCGACCGGCGATCCGGCGTGGCTGGTGACCGACTACGAGCTGGCCCGGCAGCTGCTGGCCGACGACCGGATGGGCCGCTCCCACCCCGACCCCGAACGGGCCTCGCGCACCGGCCATTCGGTGCTGTTCGGCGGCCCGTCGGGCGTGTTCGACACCGAGCCCGCCGACCACGCCCGGATGCGCGCGCTGCTGCGGCCGCACTTCTCCCCCCGGCGGATGCGCGCCCTGCGCGGCAGGGTCGAAACCCTGACCGCCGGCCTGCTGGACGACATGGCGGCCGCCGGGCCGCCCGCCGACCTGCACGCCGCCCTGGCGTTGCCGCTGCCGATCGCGGTCATCTGCGAGCTGCTCGGCGTCCCCTACGAGGACCGGGCCGGCTTCCGCGCCTGGACCCAGGCCGCCGCCGACGTCACCGACCGGGCCCGCTCCGAGCGAGGGCTGGCCGAGCTGTTCGACTACGGGCGGCGCCTGGTGGCCCGCAAGCGCGCGCAGGGGCACGTCGGCGACGAGGAGGGCGCCGATGTGATCTCCCGGCTGGCCGCCACCGACGGGGTCGGCGACGAGGAGGCCGCACGGCTCGGCATGCTGCTGCTGTTCGCCGGCCACGAGACCACGGTCGCGGCGATCGGCCTGGGCGCGCTGGCGCTGCTGGCCCACCCCGACCAGTGGCGCATGCTGACCGACGACCCGTCCCGGGTCGACGCCGCGGTCGAAGAGCTCTTGCGCACCCCCGGCCTGGGCGGCGGGGGCATCCCGCGTTACGCCCGCACCGATTTGGACGTCGGCGGCGTGCGGGTGCGGACCGGCGACCTGGTCGTGATGGACCTCGGCGCGGCCAACCACGACCCGGCCGCCTTCCCCGACCCCGACCGTTTCGACATCACCCGCCCGCCCTCGGCGCATCTGACCTTCGGCCACGGCGCCCGTTACTGCCTGGGCGCCCCGCTGGCCCGCATCGAGCTGCAGGTGGTCTTCACCCAGCTGGCCGTCCGCTTCCCCACCCTGCGCCTGGCGTGCCGGCCGCAGGAGCTCACCGTGACCGCCGACGTGCTGGTCCGCGGCCTGACCGCTCTGCCCGTCACCTGGTGA
- a CDS encoding metal-sensitive transcriptional regulator, with protein MRSLHGYTPHKQDHLRRLRRVEGQVRGLQRMIEEDKYCIDILTQVSAATSALRSFALVLLEEHLAHCVAEATQKGGPEAEAKVKEAADAIARLVRS; from the coding sequence GTGAGGTCGTTGCACGGATACACGCCGCACAAGCAGGACCATCTGCGGCGGCTGCGCCGCGTGGAGGGGCAGGTGCGCGGCCTGCAGCGCATGATCGAGGAGGACAAGTACTGCATCGACATCCTCACCCAGGTCTCGGCGGCCACCAGCGCGCTGCGTTCCTTCGCGCTGGTGCTGCTGGAAGAGCACCTGGCGCACTGCGTCGCCGAGGCGACCCAGAAGGGCGGGCCGGAGGCCGAGGCCAAGGTGAAGGAGGCCGCCGACGCCATCGCCCGCCTGGTGCGCTCCTGA